Proteins from a genomic interval of Rhizobium favelukesii:
- a CDS encoding CocE/NonD family hydrolase, whose amino-acid sequence MGSLYADIYRPQGVDSRLLTILIRIPYSKAPYQDRRKSAARSGVAYMLPGQGFAVVVQDVRDQYSSEGPYHILLGDVDDGWITSQHWPNGKVGGFGCSALGIAQIMMSQRGPPALAAIVPQGASGSMRNMPYDFQPDNLPRFSRWFRYLRDNATWGSQPPNTQIPAFVRTLPIADMTERSGGYRNDCRDWTTHAAGDPW is encoded by the coding sequence ATGGGATCGCTCTACGCCGATATCTATCGTCCGCAAGGGGTGGATAGCCGGTTGCTGACAATCCTGATCCGCATACCATACAGTAAAGCGCCCTACCAAGACCGGCGTAAGTCGGCTGCACGTAGTGGCGTAGCCTACATGTTGCCGGGGCAGGGCTTTGCAGTCGTGGTTCAGGACGTTCGTGACCAATACAGTTCGGAGGGGCCCTACCACATCTTGCTGGGCGACGTTGACGATGGTTGGATCACATCACAACATTGGCCGAACGGCAAGGTCGGCGGTTTTGGTTGCTCGGCGCTTGGCATTGCACAAATCATGATGTCGCAGCGCGGTCCGCCGGCGCTCGCGGCTATCGTTCCGCAAGGCGCTTCCGGCTCGATGCGCAACATGCCTTACGACTTTCAACCCGACAACCTTCCCAGATTCAGCCGGTGGTTCAGATACCTTCGCGACAACGCAACATGGGGCAGCCAGCCGCCGAATACCCAAATTCCCGCATTCGTTCGTACGTTGCCAATTGCTGATATGACCGAGCGGTCTGGCGGTTATCGGAACGATTGCCGCGATTGGACCACCCATGCTGCCGGCGATCCTTGGTGA
- a CDS encoding serine hydrolase domain-containing protein → MNDMRLRDRRNPGAPIIPRDGWDLPPWNRWTNQHVREMTATAPIWRGDGPVRPLPESLQPLGDIMVDFREGKRSVDEFLKESSTDGFLVLHRGRIIFERYMNELAPHKQHLIHSATKSFIGTLAGIVEDKGLLDVKEPVIEYLPELAATAFRGATVQQLLDMTGGVFFDESRNQDSHLQKLYLANGWHDHNRPDWPRTVWDLILTLNIAARPHGASFHYCNITTTVLGCLLERASGLSLADLMSQEIWAPMGAGEDAYITVDHAGLAAAAGGMCATLRDLGRFAMLLLEGGSRDGRQIIPHSWIRGTRSGGVELSGSSRQSLPNGAYHNQWWIEDTRRGTLWARGQDGQIVFIDPDAEFVAVKLSSLPNDENYTQRRLDERPALLAIRATLSTT, encoded by the coding sequence ATGAATGACATGCGGTTGCGCGATCGCCGTAACCCCGGCGCACCGATCATACCGCGAGACGGCTGGGACTTGCCGCCTTGGAACCGCTGGACCAACCAGCATGTTCGCGAAATGACGGCAACGGCCCCGATATGGCGGGGCGACGGTCCCGTGCGGCCACTCCCCGAGAGCCTTCAGCCGCTTGGGGATATTATGGTCGATTTCCGTGAGGGTAAACGCTCCGTCGATGAGTTCCTTAAAGAGAGCTCTACAGACGGGTTCCTCGTTTTGCATCGGGGCCGGATCATATTTGAGCGTTACATGAATGAACTCGCCCCGCACAAGCAGCATCTTATCCACTCGGCGACAAAATCGTTCATAGGTACGCTCGCCGGAATTGTCGAGGACAAAGGTTTACTGGATGTCAAAGAGCCGGTCATAGAATATCTGCCGGAACTCGCTGCAACCGCCTTCCGGGGAGCGACGGTTCAGCAGCTGCTCGACATGACTGGCGGTGTATTTTTCGACGAATCCCGGAATCAAGATTCCCACCTCCAGAAACTTTATCTCGCCAATGGCTGGCACGATCACAACCGGCCAGACTGGCCACGCACAGTGTGGGACCTGATCCTCACGCTCAACATAGCCGCGCGGCCACACGGTGCCTCGTTCCACTATTGCAACATCACAACCACCGTACTGGGCTGTCTCTTGGAGCGGGCGTCTGGGCTATCGTTGGCGGATCTCATGAGCCAAGAAATCTGGGCGCCAATGGGCGCTGGCGAGGATGCTTATATTACTGTGGACCACGCCGGATTAGCGGCAGCGGCTGGCGGAATGTGTGCGACTCTGCGTGATTTGGGTCGGTTTGCAATGTTGTTGCTTGAGGGTGGTTCCAGGGACGGGCGTCAAATCATTCCCCATAGCTGGATAAGAGGAACACGGAGCGGCGGTGTCGAACTCTCAGGAAGCAGCCGCCAGTCACTTCCCAACGGAGCCTATCACAACCAGTGGTGGATCGAAGATACGCGTCGTGGCACTTTATGGGCGCGTGGACAGGATGGGCAGATCGTCTTTATCGACCCGGACGCTGAGTTTGTAGCCGTCAAGCTTTCCTCGCTCCCAAACGACGAAAACTATACCCAACGTCGCCTTGACGAAAGGCCGGCGCTGCTTGCAATCCGCGCTACGCTGAGCACAACCTGA